A genome region from Macaca fascicularis isolate 582-1 chromosome 3, T2T-MFA8v1.1 includes the following:
- the LOC102128132 gene encoding keratin-associated protein 26-1-like, with protein sequence MSCPNYCSGNCSSGSLRTSCHIPLTSIALCPTNVSCGDVLCLPASCQDPTWLTDNCQETCGEPTSCQPAHCETGNLETSCGSSTAYYVPRPCQGSSFLPASSFVSSSCLPLSCRPQSYVSSGYRPLRVLLNSYQPLGGCVPSGYRPQSCFSNSCQPQNLLTSGCRPSSCLAYGPQTLHVVSSSLRPLRPLFSGCQPLTHVFNTCRPSCSGL encoded by the coding sequence ATGTCTTGCCCCAACTATTGCTCTGGAAACTGCAGCTCAGGATCTCTCAGAACCTCCTGCCATATTCCTCTCACCTCCATCGCCCTCTGCCCTACCAACGTCAGCTGTGGAGATGTCCTCTGCTTACCCGCTAGCTGTCAAGACCCTACCTGGCTCACAGACAACTGCCAAGAGACCTGCGGTGAACCAACCAGCTGCCAGCCGGCCCACTGTGAGACCGGCAACCTTGAAACCTCTTGCGGTTCTTCCACTGCCTACTACGTGCCCAGGCCCTGCCAAGGAAGCAgttttcttcctgcttcttctttcGTCTCCAGCTCCTGCCTTCCACTATCCTGTAGACCACAGAGCTACGTGTCCAGTGGCTATCGTCCACTGAGGGTGCTGCTCAATAGTTACCAGCCCCTAGGAGGCTGTGTGCCCAGTGGCTATCGCCCCCAATCCTGCTTCTCCAACAGTTGCCAGCCCCAAAACCTCCTCACTTCTGGATGCCGACCCTCGAGTTGCTTAGCCTATGGTCCTCAAACTCTTCACGTTGTGTCCAGCAGCCTCAGACCTCTGAGGCCTCTGTTCAGTGGTTGCCAACCTCTGACCCATGTGTTCAACACGTGTCGTCCATCTTGCTCTGGACTGTGA
- the LOC102128529 gene encoding keratin-associated protein 26-1, giving the protein MSCPNYCSGNCSSGSLRTSCHIPLTSIALCPTNVSCGDVLCLPASCQDPTWLTDNCQETCGEPTSCQPAHCETGNLETSCGSSTAYYVPRPCQGSSFLPASSFVSSSCLPLSCRPQSYMSSGYRPLRVLLNSYQPLRGCVPSGYRPQSCFSNSCQPQNLLTSGCRPSSCLAYGPQTLHVVSSSLRPLRPLFSGCQPLTHVFNTCRPSCSGL; this is encoded by the coding sequence ATGTCTTGCCCCAACTATTGCTCTGGAAACTGCAGCTCAGGATCTCTCAGAACCTCCTGCCATATTCCTCTCACCTCCATCGCCCTCTGCCCTACCAACGTCAGCTGTGGAGATGTCCTCTGCTTACCTGCTAGCTGTCAAGACCCTACCTGGCTCACAGACAACTGCCAAGAGACCTGCGGTGAACCAACCAGCTGCCAGCCGGCCCACTGTGAGACCGGCAACCTTGAAACCTCTTGCGGTTCTTCCACTGCCTACTACGTGCCCAGGCCCTGCCAAGGAAGCAgttttcttcctgcttcttcttttgTCTCCAGCTCCTGCCTTCCACTATCCTGTAGACCACAGAGCTACATGTCCAGCGGCTATCGTCCACTGAGGGTGCTGCTCAATAGTTACCAGCCCCTACGAGGCTGTGTGCCCAGTGGCTATCGCCCCCAATCCTGCTTCTCCAACAGTTGCCAGCCCCAAAACCTCCTCACTTCTGGATGCCGACCCTCGAGTTGCTTAGCCTATGGTCCTCAAACTCTTCACGTTGTGTCCAGCAGCCTCAGACCTCTGAGGCCTCTGTTCAGTGGTTGCCAACCTCTGACCCATGTGTTCAACACGTGTCGTCCATCTTGCTCTGGACTGTGA